In Primulina huaijiensis isolate GDHJ02 chromosome 6, ASM1229523v2, whole genome shotgun sequence, a single window of DNA contains:
- the LOC140978342 gene encoding mitochondrial import inner membrane translocase subunit PAM16 like 1-like isoform X1, translated as MAARILANLIVMGSGIMARALVQAYRQALANASKNGVAQEAVQNIKRAGKTMTEEEARQILGVTEQTTWEEILKRYDNLFERNTKNGSFYLQSKVHRAKECLETTIHQTKPPETN; from the exons ATG GCTGCGAGGATTCTCGCAAACTTGATTGTAATGGGCTCTGGAATAATGGCCAGAGCGTTGGTGCAAGCATATCGTCAGGCACTTGCAA ATGCATCAAAGAATGGAGTTGCTCAAGAAGCTGTGCAGAACATCAAAAGGGCAGGTAAGACAATGACTGAAGAAGAGGCAAGGCAAATTTTAGGCGTCACCGAACAGACAACATGGGAAGAGATTTTGAAG AGGTATGATAACCTGTTCGAACGGAACACCAAGAATGGGAGTTTTTATCTTCAATCAAAGGTCCACAGAGCCAAAGAATGTCTGGAAACAACAATTCACCAAACAAAACCACCAGAAACGAATTGA
- the LOC140978342 gene encoding mitochondrial import inner membrane translocase subunit PAM16 like 2-like isoform X2 codes for MGSGIMARALVQAYRQALANASKNGVAQEAVQNIKRAGKTMTEEEARQILGVTEQTTWEEILKRYDNLFERNTKNGSFYLQSKVHRAKECLETTIHQTKPPETN; via the exons ATGGGCTCTGGAATAATGGCCAGAGCGTTGGTGCAAGCATATCGTCAGGCACTTGCAA ATGCATCAAAGAATGGAGTTGCTCAAGAAGCTGTGCAGAACATCAAAAGGGCAGGTAAGACAATGACTGAAGAAGAGGCAAGGCAAATTTTAGGCGTCACCGAACAGACAACATGGGAAGAGATTTTGAAG AGGTATGATAACCTGTTCGAACGGAACACCAAGAATGGGAGTTTTTATCTTCAATCAAAGGTCCACAGAGCCAAAGAATGTCTGGAAACAACAATTCACCAAACAAAACCACCAGAAACGAATTGA
- the LOC140978344 gene encoding protein BONZAI 1-like isoform X1 yields the protein MGNCFSDVSGGRSAVGGSTSSVANPTNDAVDAFLRSRGQNGLFSRIELSLSASNLRDRDVLSKSDPMAVLYMKGIDGLLQELGRTEVVLNSLNPNWIRKHIVTYQFEMVQNLVVRVYDVDTQFHDVDVKALKLEEQQFLGEACCSLSQIVTKTNKTLTLDLGWKEIRNPTHVQRYGQLTIYAEEIVESKTTTELKLRCSDLESKDLFCKCDPFLVISKITESGVTIPICKTEVLNNDHNPKWKPIFLSIQQVGSKDSPLTIECFNFNSNGKHDLLGKFQKSLAELDKLHSVVTGENLFTPVSVGQNHQNKVLKSQLFVDKYSENICHTFLDYLAGGFELNFMVAIDFTASNGNPRLPDSLHYIDPSGRLNAYQRAISEVGGVLQFYDSDKKFPSWGFGARPIDGPVSHCFNLNGSSHYCEVEGIHGIMMAYTSALFNVSLAGPTLFGHVVTKAAQIASGSVANSEKKYFILLIITDGVITDLQETKDALVRASDLPLSILIVGVGGADFKEMEILDADKGERLESSSGRVASRDIVQFVPFRDIQGGEISVTQSLLAELPSQFLTYMRARGITPNT from the exons ATGGGAAATTGCTTTTCCGATGTCTCCGGCGGTAGGTCGGCGGTCGGAGGAAGCACCAGCTCGGTGGCCAACCCTACGAACGACGCCGTTGACGCCTTTCTCAGGTCTCGTGGCCAGAACGGCCTCTTCTCCCGGATCGAG CTATCTCTTTCTGCATCAAACTTGCGTGATCGGGATGTGCTCTCCAAG AGTGATCCTATGGCTGTTCTTTATATGAAAGGGATAGATGGTTTGCTTCAAGAGCTTGGACGCACCGAAGTAGTTTTGAATTCATTGAATCCCAATTGGATTAGAAAGCACATAGTTACTTATCAGTttgagatggtgcagaattTGGT GGTTCGGGTCTATGATGTTGACACTCAGTTTCACGATGTTGACGTGAAG GCACTTAAGCTGGAGGAGCAGCAGTTTCTTGGTGAGGCCTGTTGTTCATTATCACAG ATTGTCacaaaaacaaacaagacaTTGACCTTAGATCTTGGATGGAAAGAAATTCGTAATCCAACCCATGTGCAAAGATATGGCCAGCTCACAATTTACGCCGAAGAAATTGTGGAGTCAAAGACTACAACTGAATTGAAATTGAGATGCTCCGACTTGGAATCTAAGGATTTGTTCTGCAAATGC GATCCTTTTCTGGTGATATCGAAAATCACAGAAAGTGGTGTAACCATTCCAATTTGCAAAACTGAAGTCTTGAATAATGATCACAATCCAAAATGGAAACCAATTTTCTTGAGTATTCAGCAAGTTGGAAGTAAG GACAGCCCATTAACTATTGAGTGTTTTAACTTCAATAGCAATGGAAAACATGATTTACTTGG gaaatttcaaaaatcactGGCAGAGTTAGATAAGCTGCATTCTGTTGTCACAGGGGAGAATTTGTTCACCCCAGTGTCTGTTGGGCAAAATCACCAAAACAAG GTCTTAAAGAGTCAGTTGTTCGTGGACAAATATTCAGAAAACATCTGTCATACATTCCTAGACTACTTGGCTGGAGGTTTTGAGCTGAACTTCATGGTTGCAATCGATTTCACTG CTTCAAATGGCAATCCCCGATTACCGGATTCATTGCACTATATCGATCCTTCAGGACGACTAAATGCATATCAGAGA GCAATTTCAGAGGTTGGTGGAGTTTTGCAGTTCTATGATTCAGACAAAAAATTTCCTTCTTGGGGTTTTGGAGCACGTCCAATTGATGGTCCTGTATCCCATTGCTTCAACTTAAATGGCAGCAGTCATTATTGTGAG GTTGAAGGAATTCATGGGATTATGATGGCATATACAAGTGCTCTTTTTAATGTCTCACTGGCTGGACCTACATTATTTGGACATGTAGTTACAAAGGCAGCACAGATAGCTAGTGGATCTGTTGCCAATAGTGAAAAAAAGTATTTCATTTTGTTGATCATCACG GATGGGGTTATAACCGATCTTCAGGAAACAAAGGATGCCCTCGTTAGGGCATCAGATCTGCCACTGTCCATACTAATTGTTGGGGTTGGAGGTGCTGATTTTAAGGAAATGGAG ATATTAGATGCTGATAAAGGGGAGAGACTTGAAAGTTCGAGTGGAAGGGTTGCATCACGTGATATAGTTCAGTTTGTCCCTTTCCGAGATATACAGG GCGGAGAGATCTCGGTGACTCAATCTCTTTTGGCAGAGTTGCCTTCCCAGTTTTTGACTTACATGCGAGCTCGGGGTATTACTCCAAATACATGA
- the LOC140978344 gene encoding protein BONZAI 1-like isoform X2: MGNCFSDVSGGRSAVGGSTSSVANPTNDAVDAFLRSRGQNGLFSRIELSLSASNLRDRDVLSKSDPMAVLYMKGIDGLLQELGRTEVVLNSLNPNWIRKHIVTYQFEMVQNLVVRVYDVDTQFHDVDVKALKLEEQQFLGEACCSLSQIVTKTNKTLTLDLGWKEIRNPTHVQRYGQLTIYAEEIVESKTTTELKLRCSDLESKDLFCKCDPFLVISKITESGVTIPICKTEVLNNDHNPKWKPIFLSIQQVGSKDSPLTIECFNFNSNGKHDLLGKFQKSLAELDKLHSVVTGENLFTPVSVGQNHQNKVLKSQLFVDKYSENICHTFLDYLAGGFELNFMVAIDFTASNGNPRLPDSLHYIDPSGRLNAYQRAISEVGGVLQFYDSDKKFPSWGFGARPIDGPVSHCFNLNGSSHYCEVEGIHGIMMAYTSALFNVSLAGPTLFGHVVTKAAQIASGSVANSEKKYFILLIITDGVITDLQETKDALVRASDLPLSILIVGVGGADFKEMEILDADKGERLESSSGRVASRDIVQFVPFRDIQDARPKNKISEPMALD; this comes from the exons ATGGGAAATTGCTTTTCCGATGTCTCCGGCGGTAGGTCGGCGGTCGGAGGAAGCACCAGCTCGGTGGCCAACCCTACGAACGACGCCGTTGACGCCTTTCTCAGGTCTCGTGGCCAGAACGGCCTCTTCTCCCGGATCGAG CTATCTCTTTCTGCATCAAACTTGCGTGATCGGGATGTGCTCTCCAAG AGTGATCCTATGGCTGTTCTTTATATGAAAGGGATAGATGGTTTGCTTCAAGAGCTTGGACGCACCGAAGTAGTTTTGAATTCATTGAATCCCAATTGGATTAGAAAGCACATAGTTACTTATCAGTttgagatggtgcagaattTGGT GGTTCGGGTCTATGATGTTGACACTCAGTTTCACGATGTTGACGTGAAG GCACTTAAGCTGGAGGAGCAGCAGTTTCTTGGTGAGGCCTGTTGTTCATTATCACAG ATTGTCacaaaaacaaacaagacaTTGACCTTAGATCTTGGATGGAAAGAAATTCGTAATCCAACCCATGTGCAAAGATATGGCCAGCTCACAATTTACGCCGAAGAAATTGTGGAGTCAAAGACTACAACTGAATTGAAATTGAGATGCTCCGACTTGGAATCTAAGGATTTGTTCTGCAAATGC GATCCTTTTCTGGTGATATCGAAAATCACAGAAAGTGGTGTAACCATTCCAATTTGCAAAACTGAAGTCTTGAATAATGATCACAATCCAAAATGGAAACCAATTTTCTTGAGTATTCAGCAAGTTGGAAGTAAG GACAGCCCATTAACTATTGAGTGTTTTAACTTCAATAGCAATGGAAAACATGATTTACTTGG gaaatttcaaaaatcactGGCAGAGTTAGATAAGCTGCATTCTGTTGTCACAGGGGAGAATTTGTTCACCCCAGTGTCTGTTGGGCAAAATCACCAAAACAAG GTCTTAAAGAGTCAGTTGTTCGTGGACAAATATTCAGAAAACATCTGTCATACATTCCTAGACTACTTGGCTGGAGGTTTTGAGCTGAACTTCATGGTTGCAATCGATTTCACTG CTTCAAATGGCAATCCCCGATTACCGGATTCATTGCACTATATCGATCCTTCAGGACGACTAAATGCATATCAGAGA GCAATTTCAGAGGTTGGTGGAGTTTTGCAGTTCTATGATTCAGACAAAAAATTTCCTTCTTGGGGTTTTGGAGCACGTCCAATTGATGGTCCTGTATCCCATTGCTTCAACTTAAATGGCAGCAGTCATTATTGTGAG GTTGAAGGAATTCATGGGATTATGATGGCATATACAAGTGCTCTTTTTAATGTCTCACTGGCTGGACCTACATTATTTGGACATGTAGTTACAAAGGCAGCACAGATAGCTAGTGGATCTGTTGCCAATAGTGAAAAAAAGTATTTCATTTTGTTGATCATCACG GATGGGGTTATAACCGATCTTCAGGAAACAAAGGATGCCCTCGTTAGGGCATCAGATCTGCCACTGTCCATACTAATTGTTGGGGTTGGAGGTGCTGATTTTAAGGAAATGGAG ATATTAGATGCTGATAAAGGGGAGAGACTTGAAAGTTCGAGTGGAAGGGTTGCATCACGTGATATAGTTCAGTTTGTCCCTTTCCGAGATATACAGG ATGCTCggccaaaaaataaaatatcagaaCCAATGGCACTGGATTGA
- the LOC140978344 gene encoding protein BONZAI 1-like isoform X3 gives MGNCFSDVSGGRSAVGGSTSSVANPTNDAVDAFLRSRGQNGLFSRIELSLSASNLRDRDVLSKSDPMAVLYMKGIDGLLQELGRTEVVLNSLNPNWIRKHIVTYQFEMVQNLVVRVYDVDTQFHDVDVKALKLEEQQFLGEACCSLSQIVTKTNKTLTLDLGWKEIRNPTHVQRYGQLTIYAEEIVESKTTTELKLRCSDLESKDLFCKCDPFLVISKITESGVTIPICKTEVLNNDHNPKWKPIFLSIQQVGSKDSPLTIECFNFNSNGKHDLLGKFQKSLAELDKLHSVVTGENLFTPVSVGQNHQNKVLKSQLFVDKYSENICHTFLDYLAGGFELNFMVAIDFTASNGNPRLPDSLHYIDPSGRLNAYQRAISEVGGVLQFYDSDKKFPSWGFGARPIDGPVSHCFNLNGSSHYCEVEGIHGIMMAYTSALFNVSLAGPTLFGHVVTKAAQIASGSVANSEKKYFILLIITDGVITDLQETKDALVRASDLPLSILIVGVGGADFKEMEILDADKGERLESSSGRVASRDIVQFVPFRDIQVQKMCFLER, from the exons ATGGGAAATTGCTTTTCCGATGTCTCCGGCGGTAGGTCGGCGGTCGGAGGAAGCACCAGCTCGGTGGCCAACCCTACGAACGACGCCGTTGACGCCTTTCTCAGGTCTCGTGGCCAGAACGGCCTCTTCTCCCGGATCGAG CTATCTCTTTCTGCATCAAACTTGCGTGATCGGGATGTGCTCTCCAAG AGTGATCCTATGGCTGTTCTTTATATGAAAGGGATAGATGGTTTGCTTCAAGAGCTTGGACGCACCGAAGTAGTTTTGAATTCATTGAATCCCAATTGGATTAGAAAGCACATAGTTACTTATCAGTttgagatggtgcagaattTGGT GGTTCGGGTCTATGATGTTGACACTCAGTTTCACGATGTTGACGTGAAG GCACTTAAGCTGGAGGAGCAGCAGTTTCTTGGTGAGGCCTGTTGTTCATTATCACAG ATTGTCacaaaaacaaacaagacaTTGACCTTAGATCTTGGATGGAAAGAAATTCGTAATCCAACCCATGTGCAAAGATATGGCCAGCTCACAATTTACGCCGAAGAAATTGTGGAGTCAAAGACTACAACTGAATTGAAATTGAGATGCTCCGACTTGGAATCTAAGGATTTGTTCTGCAAATGC GATCCTTTTCTGGTGATATCGAAAATCACAGAAAGTGGTGTAACCATTCCAATTTGCAAAACTGAAGTCTTGAATAATGATCACAATCCAAAATGGAAACCAATTTTCTTGAGTATTCAGCAAGTTGGAAGTAAG GACAGCCCATTAACTATTGAGTGTTTTAACTTCAATAGCAATGGAAAACATGATTTACTTGG gaaatttcaaaaatcactGGCAGAGTTAGATAAGCTGCATTCTGTTGTCACAGGGGAGAATTTGTTCACCCCAGTGTCTGTTGGGCAAAATCACCAAAACAAG GTCTTAAAGAGTCAGTTGTTCGTGGACAAATATTCAGAAAACATCTGTCATACATTCCTAGACTACTTGGCTGGAGGTTTTGAGCTGAACTTCATGGTTGCAATCGATTTCACTG CTTCAAATGGCAATCCCCGATTACCGGATTCATTGCACTATATCGATCCTTCAGGACGACTAAATGCATATCAGAGA GCAATTTCAGAGGTTGGTGGAGTTTTGCAGTTCTATGATTCAGACAAAAAATTTCCTTCTTGGGGTTTTGGAGCACGTCCAATTGATGGTCCTGTATCCCATTGCTTCAACTTAAATGGCAGCAGTCATTATTGTGAG GTTGAAGGAATTCATGGGATTATGATGGCATATACAAGTGCTCTTTTTAATGTCTCACTGGCTGGACCTACATTATTTGGACATGTAGTTACAAAGGCAGCACAGATAGCTAGTGGATCTGTTGCCAATAGTGAAAAAAAGTATTTCATTTTGTTGATCATCACG GATGGGGTTATAACCGATCTTCAGGAAACAAAGGATGCCCTCGTTAGGGCATCAGATCTGCCACTGTCCATACTAATTGTTGGGGTTGGAGGTGCTGATTTTAAGGAAATGGAG ATATTAGATGCTGATAAAGGGGAGAGACTTGAAAGTTCGAGTGGAAGGGTTGCATCACGTGATATAGTTCAGTTTGTCCCTTTCCGAGATATACAGG TTCAAAAGATGTGCTTTCTGGAACGATGA
- the LOC140978346 gene encoding uncharacterized protein isoform X1 codes for MNMLSSLLMARGRGKKSKRNGKNIGQPSAKIKKLKVPKIKPTDSIVPIAAQLTNPEEATSSNYVFDRNGGVSLGKEKIQERLSGFIFMCSSSTKSDCYQYRVFGLPMGKMAAVEKIKPGAKLFLFDFELKLLYGIYEATSTGQLNIELAAFGGKFPVQVKFRIFKECLPLPESSLRHVIRENYRGSKFNQELNGQQVSNLLSSFHPLSTSSSQLAPQTLSNKPLLAMPRAVPEDQFEYTSQLPALENQYFTGMQYGHAPQLVRSQIVPNVSFPRHVGQRTAAYVSHVQANSDHRGLQVSSNYYVSNAHQPYIPEGLAHQYEDPYSRYRTMPETAHHVQGSGISRDQGTSLGREHHQSSLQCQVPYQGSALSSYVSTLVQPQLSAPVTLQGSSSLSSSYYTGPRWMSR; via the exons ATGAATATGTTAAG CTCTTTGCTTATGGCCCGGGGAAGAGGCAAGAAGTCTAAAAGAAATGGCAAAAATATTGGCCAACCAAGtgctaaaataaaaaaattgaaagttcCGAAGATCAAGCCAACGGATAGTATTGTTCCCATCGCTGCCCAACTTACCAATCCTGAAGAAGCAACTTCTTCCAACTACGTTTTTGACAGAAATGGTGGTGTATCCCTGGGCAAAGAGAAAATACAGGAAAGACTCTCTGGTTTTATATTCATGTGTAGTTCGAGTACAAAGTCAGATTGTTACCAGTACCGTGTTTTTGGACTTCCTATGGGAAAAATGGCTGCGGTGGAGAAGATAAAGCCTGGAGCAAAgctttttttgtttgattttgaattaaagcTTCTATACGGCATATATGAGGCTACCTCCACTGGTCAACTGAATATAGAACTGGCTGCTTTTGGAGGAAAATTTCCTGTGCAG GTGAAGTTTAGAATTTTCAAGGAGTGTCTTCCCCTTCCTGAGAGTTCTCTCAGACATGTTATAAGGGAGAACTATAGGGGTTCAAAATTTAACCAAGAACTCAACGGACAGCAA GTTAGCAATTTGTTGTCATCATTTCACCCTCTTTCTACGTCATCATCTCAACTTGCTCCGCAAACCTTGTCAAACAAGCCCCTACTGGCAATGCCTCGTGCAGTTCCTGAAGATCAGTTTGAGTACACATCTCAGTTGCCAGCTTTGGAGAATCAATATTTTACTGGAATGCAATATGGCCATGCTCCACAACTTGTGCGGTCTCAAATTGTCCCGAATGTGTCTTTTCCACGTCATGTAGGCCAAAGAACAGCAGCATATGTCAGTCACGTACAAGCAAATTCAGATCATCGAGGCTTGCAGGTTTCCAGCAATTATTATGTCTCCAATGCTCATCAACCATATATTCCTGAAGGCTTAGCCCATCAGTATGAGGATCCATATTCAAG ATATCGGACCATGCCAGAGACCGCTCATCATGTTCAAGGAAGTGGGATTTCACGTGATCAAGGCACCAGTTTGGGAAGGGAGCATCATCAATCATCTTTGCAGTGTCAAGTACCATATCAAGGCAGTGCTCTATCCTCGTATGTCTCAACCCTAGTGCAACCACAATTAAGCGCGCCTGTTACACTCCAAGGAAGTTCTTCCCTCTCTTCCAGTTACTATACTGGGCCAAGATGGATGAGCCGATGA
- the LOC140978346 gene encoding uncharacterized protein isoform X2 produces MARGRGKKSKRNGKNIGQPSAKIKKLKVPKIKPTDSIVPIAAQLTNPEEATSSNYVFDRNGGVSLGKEKIQERLSGFIFMCSSSTKSDCYQYRVFGLPMGKMAAVEKIKPGAKLFLFDFELKLLYGIYEATSTGQLNIELAAFGGKFPVQVKFRIFKECLPLPESSLRHVIRENYRGSKFNQELNGQQVSNLLSSFHPLSTSSSQLAPQTLSNKPLLAMPRAVPEDQFEYTSQLPALENQYFTGMQYGHAPQLVRSQIVPNVSFPRHVGQRTAAYVSHVQANSDHRGLQVSSNYYVSNAHQPYIPEGLAHQYEDPYSRYRTMPETAHHVQGSGISRDQGTSLGREHHQSSLQCQVPYQGSALSSYVSTLVQPQLSAPVTLQGSSSLSSSYYTGPRWMSR; encoded by the exons ATGGCCCGGGGAAGAGGCAAGAAGTCTAAAAGAAATGGCAAAAATATTGGCCAACCAAGtgctaaaataaaaaaattgaaagttcCGAAGATCAAGCCAACGGATAGTATTGTTCCCATCGCTGCCCAACTTACCAATCCTGAAGAAGCAACTTCTTCCAACTACGTTTTTGACAGAAATGGTGGTGTATCCCTGGGCAAAGAGAAAATACAGGAAAGACTCTCTGGTTTTATATTCATGTGTAGTTCGAGTACAAAGTCAGATTGTTACCAGTACCGTGTTTTTGGACTTCCTATGGGAAAAATGGCTGCGGTGGAGAAGATAAAGCCTGGAGCAAAgctttttttgtttgattttgaattaaagcTTCTATACGGCATATATGAGGCTACCTCCACTGGTCAACTGAATATAGAACTGGCTGCTTTTGGAGGAAAATTTCCTGTGCAG GTGAAGTTTAGAATTTTCAAGGAGTGTCTTCCCCTTCCTGAGAGTTCTCTCAGACATGTTATAAGGGAGAACTATAGGGGTTCAAAATTTAACCAAGAACTCAACGGACAGCAA GTTAGCAATTTGTTGTCATCATTTCACCCTCTTTCTACGTCATCATCTCAACTTGCTCCGCAAACCTTGTCAAACAAGCCCCTACTGGCAATGCCTCGTGCAGTTCCTGAAGATCAGTTTGAGTACACATCTCAGTTGCCAGCTTTGGAGAATCAATATTTTACTGGAATGCAATATGGCCATGCTCCACAACTTGTGCGGTCTCAAATTGTCCCGAATGTGTCTTTTCCACGTCATGTAGGCCAAAGAACAGCAGCATATGTCAGTCACGTACAAGCAAATTCAGATCATCGAGGCTTGCAGGTTTCCAGCAATTATTATGTCTCCAATGCTCATCAACCATATATTCCTGAAGGCTTAGCCCATCAGTATGAGGATCCATATTCAAG ATATCGGACCATGCCAGAGACCGCTCATCATGTTCAAGGAAGTGGGATTTCACGTGATCAAGGCACCAGTTTGGGAAGGGAGCATCATCAATCATCTTTGCAGTGTCAAGTACCATATCAAGGCAGTGCTCTATCCTCGTATGTCTCAACCCTAGTGCAACCACAATTAAGCGCGCCTGTTACACTCCAAGGAAGTTCTTCCCTCTCTTCCAGTTACTATACTGGGCCAAGATGGATGAGCCGATGA